In the genome of Populus trichocarpa isolate Nisqually-1 chromosome 6, P.trichocarpa_v4.1, whole genome shotgun sequence, one region contains:
- the LOC7492269 gene encoding pentatricopeptide repeat-containing protein At2g37310 has protein sequence MWRNKISNTFTNGQYDYLLYGRLFKYFTDNRLPLQAKQLHARLLLSSSTLDNYLGARLINLYSKTKHIHHARHVFDQIPHKNTFSYNALLIAYTMNNHHKETINLFSSLLLSSSGDLQPNNYSITCLLKSLSSLLMVTDVCLGKEIHCFVLRRGLVEDVFVENALISFYSKCLGVGFARKLFDKMRERDVVTWNSMIAGYAQAGFFKECKELYREMGALPGFKPNAVTVLSVLQACMQSQDLVFGMEVHRYIVDNKVELDVLVCNALIGLYAKCGSLDYARELFDEMSEKDEVTYGAIISGYMAHGVVDKGMELFREMKSRVLSTWNAVISGLVQNNRHEGVVDLVREMQGLGFRPNAVTLSSVLPTLSYFSNLKGGKEIHGYAVKNGYDRNIYVATAIIDTYAKLGFLFGAQYVFDQSKERSLIIWTAIISAHAAHGDANSALTFFDEMLSNGIQPDHVTFTAVLAACAHCGMVDKAWEIFNSMSKKYGIQPLGEHYACMVGVLGRAGRLSQATEFISTMPIEPNAKVWGALLHGASLCVDVELGKFACDHLFEIEPENTGNYAIMANLYSQAGKWKEADEVRERMIQCGLKKIPGSSWIETSNGL, from the coding sequence ATGTGGCgcaataaaatatcaaacaccTTCACCAATGGCCAATACGACTATCTCTTATACGGTCGTCTGTTCAAGTATTTTACAGACAACCGTCTTCCTCTCCAAGCCAAACAACTTCACGCACGCCTCCTACTCTCTTCATCAACGCTTGACAACTACCTCGGTGCGAGACTCATCAATTTATACTCGAAAACCAAACACATCCACCACGCACGCCATGTGTTCGATCAGATTCCCCATAAAAACACCTTCTCTTATAACGCCTTGTTAATTGCTTACACTATGAACAACCACCATAAAGAGACAATAAACTTGTTTTCTTCATTGTTATTGTCTTCTTCTGGGGATTTACAACCCAATAATTATTCGATAACGTGCCTTTTGAAGTCGTTATCGAGCTTGTTGATGGTTACCGATGTTTGTTTGGGTAAGGAGattcattgttttgttttgagacgTGGGCTTGTTGAGGATGTTTTCGTAGAGAATGCTTTGATTAGTTTTTACTCGAAATGTTTAGGTGTGGGTTTTGCGAGGaaattgtttgataaaatgcgTGAGAGAGATGTTGTCACGTGGAATTCGATGATTGCTGGGTATGCACAAGCTGGGTTTTTTAAGGAATGCAAAGAGTTATATAGAGAAATGGGAGCGCTCCCCGGGTTTAAGCCTAATGCAGTTACGGTGCTTAGTGTCTTACAAGCGTGCATGCAGTCGCAGGATCTTGTTTTTGGGATGGAAGTTCATAGGTATATAGTTGATAATAAGGTTGAATTGGATGTTTTGGTCTGTAATGCATTGATTGGACTGTATGCGAAGTGTGGGAGTTTGGATTATGCAAGGGAGTTGTTCGATGAGATGAGTGAGAAAGATGAGGTGACTTACGGCGCGATTATATCAGGTTATATGGCTCATGGTGTTGTTGATAAAGGGATGGAGCTTTTTAGGGAAATGAAAAGTCGAGTATTGAGCACGTGGAATGCAGTGATTTCCGGTTTGGTGCAAAATAACCGGCACGAAGGGGTTGTAGATCTGGTAAGAGAAATGCAGGGGCTTGGTTTTAGGCCTAATGCTGTAACACTTTCAAGCGTACTTCCTACTCTATCGTATTTTTCGAATTTGAAAGGAGGGAAAGAGATACATGGTTATGCAGTTAAAAATGGTTATGACAGGAATATATACGTTGCGACTGCAATTATTGATACTTATGCAAAGCTGGGATTTCTTTTTGGGGCTCAGTATGTTTTTGATCAATCAAAAGAGAGGAGCTTGATTATTTGGACTGCAATAATCTCTGCACATGCTGCCCATGGTGATGCTAATTCAGCTCTTACTTTTTTTGATGAGATGTTGAGTAATGGAATACAGCCAGACCATGTAACATTCACTGCAGTGTTAGCTGCATGTGCTCATTGTGGAATGGTGGATAAAGCTTGGGAGATTTTCAATTCCATGTCTAAGAAATATGGCATTCAGCCTTTAGGAGAGCATTATGCTTGCATGGTTGGTGTTCTGGGCAGGGCGGGCAGGCTCTCTCAAGCGACAGAATTTATTTCTACTATGCCAATTGAACCAAATGCAAAAGTTTGGGGTGCATTGCTCCATGGAGCTTCACTTTGTGTTGATGTTGAACTTGGGAAGTTTGCCTGTGAtcatttgtttgaaattgaacCTGAAAATACTGGCAATTATGCCATCATGGCAAATTTATATTCTCAGGCAGGGAAATGGAAAGAGGCTGATGAGGTTAGAGAAAGAATGATTCAATGTGGTTTGAAGAAGATCCCAGGCAGTAGTTGGATAGAGACTAGTAATGGGTTATAA
- the LOC7492267 gene encoding uncharacterized protein LOC7492267, whose product MSLLLRKTIKSNSSLQSFKPNNALSLFLRQSTKHFSTETQPPPPPQENNDPSSIDPFLQDSATSLTYARFHGVRKHTLKTDIINLFEGSNLTPDDIIVVHHRFNNNPYAAAIKFPSRRAYDNAQRSLTRAGRIYNLEKTPPTVWDAALRNSYDGKTVLLEGLPPNALNEDIERFLSGCKFVPSSIRTFVKYPDPVMSAGRKNPTTSAGKQDGTTSEEKRDPIRMATVLFSTRTEAMNALIKKNRGFCLNNQISVRVLH is encoded by the exons ATGAGCCTCTTactaagaaaaacaatcaaatcaaactcCAGTCTCCAATCTTTCAAGCCGAACAATGCCCTCTCTTTATTCCTGCGCCAATCCACAAAGCATTTCTCCACCGAGACTCAACCACCACCGCCACCACAAGAGAATAATGATCCATCCTCAATCGATCCATTTCTTCAAGATTCAGCTACCA GTTTGACGTATGCAAGATTTCATGGTGTAAGGAAGCATACATTGAAGACAgacattattaatttatttgaaggcTCTAATTTGACACCTGATGATATTATAGTCGTTCACCACCGCTTCAATAATAATCCCTATGCTGC AGCGATAAAATTTCCTTCTAGAAGAGCATATGATAATGCTCAGAGGTCACTCACGCGGGCGGGCCGTATATACAATTTGGAAAAg ACTCCGCCTACTGTGTGGGATGCCGCACTTCGAAATTCTTATGATGGAAAAACt GTTTTACTGGAAGGACTCCCTCCAAATGCACTTAACGAAGATATAGAGCGCTTCCTGTCTGGCTGTAAATTTGTTCCATCCTCAATCAGGACGTTTGTAAA GTATCCAGATCCCGTTATGTCTGCAGGAAGAAAGAATCCCACCACTTCTGCAGGAAAACAAGATGGCACTACCtctgaagaaaaaagagatccCATTAGAATGGCTACCGTACTCTTTTCTACACGGACTGAGGCGATGAATgccttaattaaaaagaatcgaGGCTTCTGTCTCAATAATCAAATCTCAGTGCGGGTTCTCCATTAA